One Terriglobia bacterium DNA window includes the following coding sequences:
- a CDS encoding nucleotide sugar dehydrogenase: MVKDDLSEKIKSHQAKIGVIGLGYVGLPLILRFGEEHFNIIGFDVDPAKVSQLNAGQSYIRHIDAKRIQHLRSEKQFEATTDFARLAEADCIIICVPTPLTEKKDPDLQYIEKTADAISKTLRRGQLVSLESTTYPGTTDEILLDLFHQSGMKVGEDYFLVFSPEREDPGNPKFSTRTIPKVVGGTTPACAELGVALYEQIIDKVIPVSSTRAAELVKLLENIYRSVNIALVNELKLLSDRMDIDIWEVIDAASSKPFGFTPFYPGPGLGGHCIPIDPFYLSWKAKEYDFSTRFIQLAGEINTSMPHHVIEKVAAALNDRSRSIRGAKVLLLGVAYKKDVDDVRESPALEVMKLLKERGAELSYSDPYIPKLHKMREYDFSYMASVPLTEETLTDKDVVLITTDHSNIDYQWVVDHSSLVVDTRNATKHVRNRRDRIVRA; the protein is encoded by the coding sequence ATGGTAAAAGACGATCTCTCAGAAAAAATTAAATCTCATCAGGCGAAAATCGGAGTCATCGGGCTGGGTTACGTGGGGCTGCCGCTGATTTTGCGGTTCGGTGAGGAACACTTCAACATCATCGGATTCGACGTCGATCCCGCCAAAGTGTCGCAATTGAACGCGGGGCAATCCTATATCCGGCATATCGATGCCAAGCGTATCCAGCACTTGCGGAGCGAAAAGCAATTCGAGGCCACGACGGATTTTGCCCGTCTGGCTGAAGCGGACTGCATCATCATTTGTGTCCCGACACCGTTGACCGAGAAAAAGGACCCGGATCTCCAATACATCGAGAAAACCGCGGACGCCATTTCGAAAACGCTCCGGCGCGGCCAGCTGGTTTCACTCGAAAGCACAACCTATCCCGGCACGACGGACGAAATCCTTCTCGACCTCTTCCACCAGTCCGGCATGAAGGTTGGCGAGGATTACTTCCTGGTGTTCTCGCCGGAACGCGAAGACCCGGGAAACCCGAAATTCTCCACCCGCACCATTCCAAAGGTTGTCGGCGGAACGACTCCCGCATGCGCGGAGCTCGGCGTCGCACTGTACGAGCAGATCATCGACAAAGTCATTCCGGTTTCATCGACGCGCGCTGCAGAACTTGTCAAACTGCTGGAAAACATCTATCGATCGGTGAATATCGCACTGGTGAATGAACTGAAGCTGCTCAGCGACCGGATGGATATCGACATCTGGGAAGTCATTGACGCGGCGAGCAGCAAGCCTTTCGGTTTTACGCCGTTTTATCCGGGACCAGGCCTGGGCGGACACTGCATTCCGATTGATCCCTTCTACCTTTCGTGGAAAGCCAAGGAGTACGATTTTTCGACGCGCTTTATTCAGCTGGCGGGCGAAATCAACACGTCCATGCCTCACCACGTCATCGAAAAAGTGGCGGCGGCCTTGAACGACCGCTCGCGCTCCATTCGCGGAGCCAAGGTGCTGCTCCTGGGCGTCGCCTATAAAAAGGACGTGGATGATGTCCGCGAGTCTCCGGCGCTGGAAGTCATGAAACTATTGAAGGAGCGCGGAGCGGAGCTTTCCTACAGCGATCCGTACATTCCGAAGTTGCATAAGATGCGGGAATACGACTTCTCCTATATGGCGTCCGTCCCTCTGACCGAGGAGACCCTGACGGATAAGGACGTGGTGCTCATCACAACGGACCATTCCAACATCGATTATCAATGGGTGGTGGACCACAGCAGTCTCGTGGTCGATACGCGAAACGCGACAAAACACGTCCGCAATCGGCGCGATCGAATCGTGCGCGCATAG
- a CDS encoding diguanylate cyclase encodes MRVRFWGTRGSIPAPGPQTSLYGGNTSCVEVRANDGSVLIFDCGTGVRDLGVELARSGTPITRVHLLIGHTHWDHIQGFPFFSLVFLPEVELNIFAPSGFQRNLEDAMSGQMQYAYFPVKLRDLRSRVYFTEVGEGFFRLGDALVETRYLNHTAPTIAYRVTDASASIAYVTDHEPFWNAPGPRFLHPGDRQHVEFLKNVDLVIHDAQYTSEEYKSKRGWGHSTIDYATDVAMAAGAKRLALFHHDPTHDDTAIKELENRARARAASLGSEIEIFAAAERHELEIAGQRTVPAPQGTSAFRIERRQNIRVLVLATDAADLVAVRQSLAEESCIVNSTSELASALAIIGHSSPDLVIMVGVPKDEASSSIESLRNACGNPVLPVLFVTDAAEDDEAPAGAAGATDYIARPFSVQMLRCRVRVWSERCQAGSNSIDAVEEPQRSAKEDSKPADVSLDAFLASSSVLGSLSPAELVRLSSSGTQHTYFAGSDIVHQGELSDSVYVVLSGRVRVVQMGQENGVDIVLGEFGAGESFGEIGVLTDLPRSATVFAVDETKCLKILKGELLNSLRNSANLRLALQEILADRLETTDSLVGRCAPDALTGLPSRRAFRDLYKRFASAARRRKTALALLVLDIVQLKHINDEYGYATGDAVLRAVADTLNQLCGETGVVGRYGGDEFAVLFLDPAGEHDPELVSRIRSRLQETATRRSLPNIDCTIGRTSTQTPPDQADELLYEADKDQQLRRLRVLQGR; translated from the coding sequence ATGCGAGTCCGATTTTGGGGGACGCGTGGCTCGATTCCTGCGCCCGGGCCACAGACATCTTTGTACGGCGGCAATACTTCATGCGTGGAGGTGCGTGCGAATGACGGATCTGTGCTCATCTTCGATTGCGGCACCGGCGTTCGGGATCTGGGAGTGGAGTTGGCGCGATCGGGAACCCCGATCACGCGTGTCCACTTGCTGATCGGCCACACGCACTGGGATCACATCCAGGGCTTTCCTTTCTTTTCTCTCGTGTTCTTGCCGGAAGTGGAACTGAACATTTTTGCTCCGTCCGGATTTCAACGGAATCTGGAGGACGCCATGTCCGGTCAGATGCAATACGCCTATTTTCCGGTAAAGCTGCGGGATCTTCGCAGCCGCGTTTATTTCACCGAAGTCGGCGAGGGTTTTTTCCGCCTTGGCGACGCTCTGGTCGAAACCCGTTATCTGAACCACACTGCGCCGACGATCGCTTATCGGGTTACCGATGCAAGCGCCAGTATCGCGTACGTCACGGACCACGAACCGTTCTGGAACGCGCCGGGCCCCCGGTTCCTGCACCCCGGCGATCGACAGCATGTGGAGTTTCTGAAGAACGTGGATCTGGTCATTCACGACGCACAATACACGTCGGAAGAGTACAAGTCGAAGCGCGGATGGGGACACAGCACGATCGATTACGCCACGGATGTCGCCATGGCCGCGGGGGCGAAGCGGCTCGCACTGTTCCACCACGATCCGACGCACGATGACACCGCGATCAAAGAACTGGAGAACCGCGCACGTGCGCGGGCGGCGTCACTGGGGTCGGAGATTGAAATTTTCGCTGCAGCCGAACGCCACGAATTGGAGATCGCGGGTCAAAGGACAGTGCCGGCTCCGCAGGGAACCTCTGCGTTTCGAATCGAGCGGCGACAGAATATCCGGGTACTGGTTCTTGCGACGGATGCGGCGGATCTGGTTGCCGTCCGGCAGAGCCTGGCGGAGGAGAGTTGTATCGTCAACTCGACATCGGAATTGGCGAGTGCGTTGGCAATCATCGGTCATTCGTCTCCCGACCTCGTCATTATGGTCGGAGTGCCGAAAGACGAAGCCTCGTCATCCATTGAATCTCTCAGGAATGCCTGCGGGAATCCGGTTCTGCCTGTTCTGTTCGTTACCGATGCCGCCGAAGACGACGAGGCTCCTGCCGGCGCTGCGGGCGCGACGGACTATATTGCCAGGCCTTTTAGCGTGCAGATGCTGCGTTGCCGCGTACGGGTGTGGAGCGAACGCTGCCAGGCGGGTTCGAATAGTATTGACGCGGTTGAAGAGCCTCAGCGTTCCGCGAAGGAAGATTCGAAACCGGCCGATGTCAGCCTTGATGCCTTCCTGGCCTCGAGCTCCGTTCTGGGTTCGCTCTCGCCGGCTGAACTGGTTCGGTTATCGAGCAGCGGCACACAGCACACCTATTTCGCCGGTAGCGATATTGTCCACCAGGGCGAGTTGAGCGACAGCGTGTACGTGGTCCTGTCCGGACGAGTTCGCGTTGTCCAGATGGGTCAGGAGAATGGCGTCGATATCGTGTTGGGAGAATTTGGCGCCGGGGAATCGTTTGGCGAGATCGGCGTGTTGACCGATTTACCCCGATCGGCAACGGTTTTTGCCGTAGATGAAACGAAGTGTCTCAAAATCCTCAAGGGCGAGCTTCTCAATTCTTTGCGAAACTCTGCCAATCTCCGTCTGGCCCTGCAGGAAATTCTGGCGGATCGTCTTGAGACCACGGACAGCCTGGTCGGAAGGTGCGCGCCGGACGCACTGACCGGCCTTCCAAGCCGGCGGGCGTTCCGGGACCTGTATAAGCGATTCGCCAGCGCCGCGCGCCGCCGCAAGACCGCCCTGGCGTTGCTGGTACTGGATATCGTCCAATTGAAACATATCAATGATGAATACGGCTATGCCACCGGAGACGCGGTGCTTCGCGCGGTTGCGGATACCTTGAACCAGCTGTGCGGCGAAACCGGCGTCGTCGGCCGGTATGGCGGAGACGAATTTGCCGTCTTGTTTCTGGATCCGGCTGGAGAGCACGATCCGGAGCTTGTGAGCCGGATCCGATCGCGCTTGCAAGAGACCGCTACACGGCGTTCCCTGCCGAATATCGATTGCACGATCGGCCGCACTTCAACCCAGACTCCGCCCGACCAGGCGGATGAATTGCTTTATGAAGCCGACAAAGACCAGCAGCTGCGGCGGTTGCGGGTTCTTCAGGGGCGGTAA
- a CDS encoding helix-turn-helix domain-containing protein, whose amino-acid sequence MQDFEIKNVISLLASTDMTITEIAERMGCSRSTIVAVNRRYQVRQYQGRRSSWVVAPSDDKEDKRALRSV is encoded by the coding sequence ATGCAGGATTTCGAAATTAAAAATGTGATTTCGTTGCTGGCTTCCACCGACATGACGATCACGGAAATTGCCGAACGCATGGGCTGCAGCCGCAGCACGATTGTGGCTGTCAACCGGCGGTATCAGGTGCGCCAGTATCAGGGCCGGCGCAGCAGCTGGGTGGTGGCTCCGTCAGACGACAAGGAAGACAAACGCGCGTTGCGCAGCGTTTAG